In Solanum lycopersicum chromosome 5, SLM_r2.1, the following are encoded in one genomic region:
- the LOC101261714 gene encoding protein FLOWERINGUS D-like: protein MNRRGGRSESKQCLNHVSSDFVGNTNEERSALVATSLSGKISKTRGNSLNFAHRNVHSRMVKSRISKKKLVADEIIFINNESYSEALVAITAGFPSDSLKDEEIEAGVVSEDGGTEVYNYILLRNHIITKWRGNVSIWLTKDMFVDVIPEQYSGLLDSAYNYLLSYGYVNFGVTLAIKDKIPTRPSKGRVIVIGAGLAGLAAARQLMLFGFEVIVLEGRKRAGGRVYTKKMEGGNKIAAADLGGSVLTSTLGNPLGVLARQLSYTLHTVRDRCPLYHADGTPVDEYLDKKVEVAYNELLEKASKVRQDLSPIISLGEALETLRKDSSVAMNDEEMNLFNWHLANLEYANASLLSKLSLRFWDQDDPYDMGGDHCFLPGGNGRLIDALAENVPISFEKTVHTIRYGRDRVKVITAGQVFEGDMVLCTVPLGVLKRGSISFFPELPQRKLDTIRRLGFGLLNKVALLFPYVFWDSNVDTFGHVADDSKHRGEFFLFYNYATVSGGPLLLALVAGKAAHRFERMTPTDAVTKVLQILKGIYEPQGINVPKPIQIVFTSWGSDPFSYGSYSSVAVGASGDDYDILAETVGDGRLFFAGEATTRHYPATMHGAFLTGLREAAKMAHHASVRTSHLQAEKK, encoded by the exons ATGAATAGAAGAGGAGGTAGATCAGAAAGTAAACAGTGTTTAAATCACGTATCCAGTGATTTTGTTGGTAATACTAACGAGGAACGATCTGCATTGGTGGCTACATCTTTGTCAGGTAAAATTAGCAAAACTCGAggaaatagtttaaattttgcTCATAGAAATGTTCACTCTAGAATGGTTAAAAGTAGGATTTCAAAAAAGAAGCTTGTTGcagatgaaattatttttataaacaacGAGTCATATTCTGAGGCTTTAGTTGCGATAACGGCCGGATTTCCGTCTGACTCGTTAAAGGATGAAGAAATCGAAGCTGGAGTTGTTAGTGAAGATGGAGGGACAGAAGTGTACAACTATATTTTACTTAGGAATCACATTATCACGAAATGGCGTGGAAATGTGTCTATCTGGCTGACTAAGGATATGTTTGTTGATGTTATACCTGAACAATATAGTGGATTATTAGATTCTGCATATAACTACCTGTTATCATACGGGTACGTTAATTTTGGGGTGACATTGGCAATTAAGGACAAGATTCCAACTAGGCCAAGTAAGGGAAGAGTGATCGTTATCGGGGCAGGTCTTGCTGGGTTGGCGGCTGCAAGGCAACTGATGTTGTTTGGATTTGAGGTGATTGTTTTGGAGGGACGAAAGCGTGCAGGTGGAAGGGTGTATACAAAAAAGATGGAAGGAGGGAATAAAATAGCAGCCGCTGACTTAGGAGGGAGTGTTTTGACAAGTACATTAGGGAATCCGCTGGGTGTGTTGGCTCGACAATTGTCATATACACTTCATACGGTGAGAGACCGATGTCCACTCTATCATGCTGACGGAACGCCCGTAGACGagtatttggataaaaaagtgGAGGTTGCTTATAATGAACTTTTGGAAAAGGCAAGCAAGGTCAGACAAGACTTATCTCCGATTATTTCTCTTGGAGAGGCATTGGAAACTTTGCGAAAGGATTCTAGTGTTGCGATGAATGATGAGGAGATGAACTTGTTTAACTGGCATTTGGCAAATTTGGAATATGCAAATGCAAGTTTGCTTTCAAAGCTTTCCTTAAGATTTTGGGACCAAGATGACCCCTATGACATGGGAGGGGATCACTGCTTCTTGCCCGGTGGAAATGGAAGATTAATTGATGCATTGGCCGAAAATGTGCCTATTAGTTTTGAAAAAACTGTGCATACCATTCGTTACGGTAGAGATAGAGTGAAGGTGATTACTGCGGGACAAGTATTTGAGGGAGATATGGTATTGTGCACGGTTCCTCTCGGAGTTCTAAAGCGTGGTTCTATCAGTTTCTTTCCAGAGTTGCCTCAACGAAAGCTGGATACAATAAGAAGATTGGGTTTTGGACTATTAAACAAAGTTGCATTGTTATTCCCGTATGTGTTTTGGGACTCCAACGTTGATACATTTGGTCATGTTGCTGATGATTCTAAGCATCGGGGGGAATTCTTTCTGTTCTACAATTATGCAACTGTTTCTGGTGGCCCTTTATTGTTAGCTCTAGTCGCAGGAAAAGCTGCACATAGATTTGAGAGAATGACTCCTACTGATGCAGTAACCAAAgtgcttcaaattttaaaag GTATATATGAACCACAAGGCATTAACGTCCCAAAGCCCATTCAAATTGTATTTACAAGCTGGGGTAGTGATCCGTTCAGCTATGGTTCCTACTCCAGTGTTGCTGTGGGTGCATCAGGAGACGACTACGACATTTTAGCAGAAACTGTGGGGGACGGAAGACTTTTCTTTGCTGGTGAGGCAACTACCAGGCACTATCCAGCAACGATGCATGGAGCATTTCTCACTGGACTTAGAGAAGCTGCAAAGATGGCCCATCACGCTAGTGTTAGAACATCGCATTTGCAGGCtgagaaaaaataa